The region gggataacactGGGTGGCGTCcgtcgctcagtgagtagggcgccggccccatatgccgacggtggcgggttcaagcccagccccggccaaactgcaacaaaaaaatagccgggcgcctgtagtcccagctactcgggaggctgaggcatgagaatcgcctaagcccaggagttggaggttgctgtgagctgtgtgacgccacggcccgagtgccataaagtgaaactctgtctctacaaaaaaaaaaaaaaaaaaatggggataacaCTAGCCCTGCTTAACTCGGGGGATGGAGGACAGGTGTTAAAAAGTATcaaatgaagggcggcgcctgtggctcaaaggagtagggcgctggccccataatgccaggggagggagaggggaggggtggcgagttcaaacccactcccagccaaacactgaaaaaaaaaatgtatcaaatgaaATCGTACATATCAACTTGCTCTACAGTTTTATACAAACTTAAGGGGCTCTTTACCCCCTTCCTATTAAGCCTGGTAACACGCCTGCACTTTTTACTTATGTCAGATTACCTCTGCAGCTCTAATACATGTACTGCATTTTAGGAGGTATCCAATGCATTCGTGAATAAGAGAAAATGGAATGTGCTTACAGctgttttttgttcgtttgttttcgGCAACCAAGACAGAATATGGAGAAATAATCAGCTTTAAAAGATTGGGGTCAGACATTAGAAGATGGCAAAGCCAAAGATCTTTATCTTTACAATCTTGGAGTGGATTAGAAGTGAGgtggaaaaaaaatcttccttgttATCTTAAATTGTCAAACAcctgccttttcctttcttcccttctcaagACAGCATGTTTCCTGGAGTTGGGGGAACAGTTAAGGCACTTAGCAGGTATCTTTTAAAAGAGACCAGAGAAACAGGCACCTTTTCAGAGACTTTCCCAAGCACCAGAAAAAGGTCGGAGTCATAAATGGatagttttctttaatttctttgacCTAATTCCCCCAGCGGCTAGAACGGGTCATGCGCATAAGAATTTCTCAATGAAGAATCTTcgttgaatgagtaaatgaaccCTGCCCCTATGAAGCCCTGAACGCTCCACACACTCTGGAACCCTCCAGAGCTGTCTGTGTAACGTTTCCCAAGTCCCCAAATCGGACGGTTGAAGTACGCTGCGATGGGAGCGGAAAGAACACCAGAGTTTGCGGCAGCACCTAAATCCTAGCCAGCCGGGGCCGGGTCACAGCTCGGCCCCGGAGGAGTGAAGAAGAGATCCAGTAAGCAAAGTGCAGTAGCTACTCCTGGAGTACCCCGTCAGCGGGGCAACCCGAGGACCCGCCGTCCTCGACGGGGATGTGACAAGGGTCGGCGCCAGGCTTGGAGGCGGCACAGCAGAGGAACCCACTGAGGATCAAACCCCCGGACCCCACTCACCTTCACCGACCCCGACAGCCACAGTCCACAGCAGCAAGTAACGGAAGTGCGTCATCGGAAGACCTCCTCTCAGCCAATCTCAAAGCCAAAGGAGCGAGCCTTGCTCCGCAGATCAGCCACTAAGGATGGGAGCTGATTCCGGAAGTCTCGCCTCTGGGGCGGGCACAGCGCCTCCACCGCTCGGGTCCCCGGGCGCTGGTTGGgggcgctcccctcctgccccacccccgcCGATGGGCCGGCCCGGCTCTCCCTGCCGAGAAATGGGCCGGCCCGGCTACGCGCGGGcagctgcggcggcggcggcggcggtggcggcccAAGATGGCGGAGCTGCAGCTGGACCCGGCCGTGGCGGGGCTGGGAGGGGGCGGCGGGAGTGCGGTGGGCGACGGGGGCGGCCCTGGCCGCGGGCCCCCAAGCCCGCGCCCGGCTGGACCCATGCCCCGCGGGCACGGTCGCCCGTCTGCCGCCGTCGCGCAGCCGCTGGAGCCGGGTCCCGGACCGCCCGACCGGGCAGGGGGCGGTGGCGCGGCCCGCTGGGTTCGGCTGAACGTGGGCGGCACCTACTTCGTGACCACCAGACAGACCCTAGGCCGGGAACCCAAGTCTTTCCTCTGCCGCCTCTGCTGCCAGGAGGACCCGGAGCTGGACTCAGACAAGGTGTGCCCCGCCCTCGGGCGCGCCCCCGGTCCTTCAGACTCCCTGATTTCTGCTAGATTCGTCCGCAGAGTCCTGGGACCCGCTCCTCGCTGGCAGCTCCTTCAGGCCGCGCGCGAGCCCATCCTCCCCTTGGTTTCCCACGCTAGTCTCTGGGGCCTCAGAAGACCCCTCTCTTCATCCCCATCCTCAGGCACACCCTGGCCTTCTCTCTGACCCCGCCCTTCGTCCCCAGAGACTCGTTGCCTACCCAGCGTCCACCCGCACCCGCAAAAACCCACTCCACACCCCTTCTCCGTATTCTCTGCCTGTCTCATCCCAGCCCCTCTGACCTCCATGAGTTTCCCCCTGGCTCCTCTTCAGCCCCTCACTGCCGGTGCCAGATGCTCCCAGAACTGGGTCAGGGTGAGCTAAGGCGTCTTTGGAGCTTTGTCAGACTTCACGGACCCCTCTTGCCAAGAGCTGCAGGAAGTGTTTCTTGTGGTATCACGCTGCTTTCCTGTGGTCCTGGTCCCAGAACTTTATCTGTTAACAATCGCTGTTTTAGATCCATAGTTGAGATCAAATGCGTTCCTTAGAAAGAGGTTACCTTTTACCAGTGCAAATCTAGGCTAACCGgttaagagagaaggaaaagaaaggaagacccgAGGATTGCCACTGGGCAGGATGCCTGGCTGCTAACCAAAGGACTGAGAGGTGATAAGACACTTAAACCATTTCCAGTTTGAACTCTGAATTTCTCTTTAACTTTACTCTTTCGTCTTTGCGTTCCCAGCCTAAAGGTACCACCATAGCTCACATCGCCTTATATCCCATATAGCATTCAGCTGGTCACCTTGCAACACTGTTGGGTTGCATAAGTATTTGTCgatttcatttattcctctccTACCTCTAGTTTCTCAGATCGATAGAAACCTATCCTTCCTTAACTTTAAAAAGATTCCAAAACCCTTGCttttaaaggaattatttttatctaccatATAGCTTCCTCGTGGTAGTGTAAGCCAGTTTCTTCTTGTCCCTTTTACTGTAAAGATGAGTAGGATTAAAGCTACTCAGAGCCAAGTCTTGG is a window of Nycticebus coucang isolate mNycCou1 chromosome 18, mNycCou1.pri, whole genome shotgun sequence DNA encoding:
- the KCTD2 gene encoding BTB/POZ domain-containing protein KCTD2 isoform X3; translated protein: MAELQLDPAVAGLGGGGGSAVGDGGGPGRGPPSPRPAGPMPRGHGRPSAAVAQPLEPGPGPPDRAGGGGAARWVRLNVGGTYFVTTRQTLGREPKSFLCRLCCQEDPELDSDKDETGAYLIDRDPTYFGPILNYLRHGKLIITKELAEEETESHFTALSRVPWRHTAHSNLQLLGLHDSPASASQVAGTTGTRHDTWLFFFCCSLAGAGFEPTTLGIWGRRPTH